Proteins encoded in a region of the Populus nigra chromosome 3, ddPopNigr1.1, whole genome shotgun sequence genome:
- the LOC133688682 gene encoding uncharacterized protein LOC133688682: MESSSSNSDVVPESAMEAVERTLANVKQVETHLLEFLSLANTDVLDEMPPLQRAQSLFMLAKATSTLFALRLRTTGIHPDEHPIKTELERLSLYQDKLEQFVDISKEPLHRSTTLNYQAATRFIEHSLPDLTPEQRKSMRNISKGEGPKIKYTERSTRKKRKCDTSEKQSVQAAAQEFLEKAARELFGGNTDGFKGPLIKTDSSSEDNLPVD; encoded by the exons ATGGAAAGCAGCAGCAGTAATAGCGATGTAGTGCCAGAATCAGCCATGGAAGCAGTGGAAAGAACCTTAGCAAATGTAAAACAAGTAGAGACCCATTTGCTTGAATTTTTGTCTCTTGCTAACACTGATGTCCTTGATGAAATGCCACCTCTTCAAAGGGCTCAATCTCTCTTTATGCTTGCTAAGGCCACTTCTACTCTCTTTGCAT tGAGATTGAGAACTACTGGAATTCACCCAGATGAACATCCTATCAAGACAGAGCTT GAGAGATTGAGCTTGTATCAAGACAAACTAGAGCAGTTTGTAGATATAAGTAAAG AACCATTGCACCGTTCTACTACTTTAAATTACCAGGCTGCAACCCGTTTCATTGAGCATTCACTGCCTGACCTTACCCCCG AACAGCGGAAAAGCATGAGGAATATCAGTAAAGGAGAAGGGCCCAAGATTAAGTATACAGAGAGGAGCACCCGCAAGAAGAGAAAATGCGATACATCTGAAAAACAATCAGTACAAGCTGCTGCCCAAGAGTTTCTTGAAAAAGCTGCACGCGAGCTTTTTGGGGGCAACACAGATGGTTTCAAGGGACCTCTTATAAAAACTGATTCATCATCTGAAGATAACCTGCCTGTGGACTGA
- the LOC133688041 gene encoding BTB/POZ domain-containing protein NPY1-like translates to MKFMKLGSKPDAFQAHGKSVRYVASELETDVTINVGEVKFNLHKFPLMSKSNRLLMLLSQAGEENEIDMVDFPGGPKAFEICAKFCYGMIVTLNAYNVVTARCAAEYLEMTEDVDRGNLIFKIEVFLNSSIFHSWKDSIIVLQTTKSLLPWSEDLKIVGSCIDSIASKTSVDPASITWSYTYNRKLSVPDKIVEEGMNFRDKIDSVPKDWWVEDICELDIDLYKRVMITVKSKGRMDGQVIGEALKTYAVRWLPDSFDDSVSDARTWRYRYLVENLICLLPPDKAAGCSCSFLLKLLKFAILVGIDDSAREYLVKRISLKLHEASVKDLLILARPPQNTLYDVELIQCIVSRSLMHGKYSQDTKHEENGDFILGHEHVTLMNVGKLIDGYLAEIAYDPNLTISSFVDLSRSIPEFARPIHDGLYKAVDIYLKEHLSMTKAEKKKICGLMDVKKLTTDASTHAAQNERLPLRVVVQVLFFEQVRAASGVQALSNNARDTSNSTTNTDEELEKTAADGNKSLIKQMSRMKIKDEDFLKNEKLRKKNSKITKNGVQLLPSRSKRIFDRLWVVARGHVENRSSETSGSSQSPTSIAPGDTKSIGSSSRQRRHSIS, encoded by the exons atgaagtttatgAAGTTGGGGTCCAAGCCTGATGCATTTCAAGCTCATGGCAAATCTGTAAG GTATGTGGCATCCGAACTGGAAACAGATGTCACCATAAATGTTGGAGAAGTTAAATTTAACCTCCACAAG TTCCCTCTCATGTCCAAGAGCAATCGCTTGCTAATGCTACTGTCCCAAGCTGGTGAGGAGAATGAAATTGACATGGTCGATTTTCCTGGTGGGCCAAAGGCTTTTGAAATTTGTGCCAAATTCTGCTATGGAATGATAGTTACTCTCAATGCTTACAATGTTGTCACTGCTCGTTGTGCGGCCGAGTACCTCGAGATGACCGAGGATGTTGATCGAGGGaaccttatttttaaaattgaagtaTTTCTGAACTCCAGTATCTTCCATAGCTGGAAGGATTCCATTATTGTTCTTCAGACCACCAAATCTCTTCTGCCGTGGTCTGAAGATCTGAAGATTGTGGGCAGCTGCATAGATTCCATTGCATCTAAAACCTCTGTGGACCCTGCAAGTATTACCTGGTCCTACACATATAACCGTAAGTTATCAGTGCCTGATAAAATAGTCGAGGAAGGGATGAATTTCAGGGATAAAATTGATTCTGTTCCCAAGGATTGGTGGGTTGAAGATATATGTGAACTGGATATTGATCTCTACAAGAGAGTCATGATCACTGTGAAATCAAAGGGAAGAATGGATGGCCAAGTGATTGGGGAAGCACTGAAAACTTATGCAGTCAGATGGCTGCCAGATTCATTTGATGACTCAGTTTCTGATGCTCGTACCTGGAGGTACAGATATCTGGTAGAAAACCTCATCTGTTTGTTGCCTCCAGACAAGGCTGCCGGTTGTTCGTGTAGTTTCCTgttgaaattgttgaaatttgcCATTCTGGTTGGAATAGATGACTCAGCCAGGGAATATTTAGTGAAGAGGATCAGCTTGAAGTTGCATGAGGCTTCTGTTAAGGATTTGCTGATCCTAGCACGGCCTCCTCAAAACACATTATATGATGTGGAATTGATTCAGTGCATTGTTAGTCGTTCTTTGATGCATGGAAAGTATAGTCAGGATACGAAGCATGAGGAGAATGGCGACTTTATTTTAGGGCATGAGCATGTAACCTTGATGAATGTTGGTAAATTGATTGATGGATATCTAGCAGAAATTGCATATGACCCCAATCTCACCATCTCCAGTTTTGTTGACCTGTCACGGTCAATTCCTGAGTTTGCTAGACCAATTCACGATGGACTGTACAAAGCTGTTGACATCTACCTGAAG GAACATCTCAGTATGACAAAggcagaaaaaaagaagatatgtGGGCTAATGGATGTCAAGAAACTGACCACGGATGCATCCACGCATGCTGCACAGAATGAGCGGCTCCCTCTCCGTGTTGTCGTCCAGGTTCTCTTTTTTGAGCAGGTTAGAGCAGCTTCTGGAGTTCAAGCTCTCAGCAACAATGCCCGCGATACTTCAAATTCCACCACAAACACAGATGAAGAATTGGAGAAGACAGCAGCTGATGGTAATAAATCCCTCATAAAACAGATGAGTCGAATGAagataaaagatgaagatttcctgaaaaatgaaaaacttcGGAAGAAAAACAGCAAGATTACCAAAAATGGTGTGCAGTTGCTGCCATCTCGATCAAAGAGGATCTTTGATAGATTGTGGGTTGTGGCCAGAGGGCATGTTGAGAACAGAAGCTCAGAGACTTCTGGGAGTTCGCAGAGCCCAACTTCAATCGCTCCTGGTGACACCAAGTCCATCGGTTCATCTTCAAGACAAAGGAGACACTCCATCTCCTAG
- the LOC133688623 gene encoding early nodulin-like protein 15: MACFQRAVAGALVLMSFFVGLSQAKDLLVGGKTDAWKIPSSESDSLNKWAEKARFLVGDSLAWKYDGQKDSVLQVTKEAYASCNTTSPIEEYKDGNTKVKLDRSGPFYFISGAEGHCEKGQKFVVVVLSQKHRYTGISPAPSPAEFEGGPAVAPTSSAYTLRGGFLVAFGVLVLGLF, translated from the exons ATGGCTTGCTTTCAAAGAGCTGTGGCAGGTGCTTTGGTGCTGATGTCTTTTTTTGTGGGTTTATCACAAGCTAAAGATTTGTTAGTCGGGGGCAAAACAGATGCATGGAAAATCCCATCTTCAGAGTCTGATTCGCTTAACAAATGGGCCGAAAAAGCTCGTTTTCTTGTTGGCGATTCTCTTG CGTGGAAGTATGATGGCCAGAAAGATTCAGTCTTGCAAGTGACCAAGGAGGCTTATGCTAGCTGCAACACTACAAGCCCTATTGAGGAATACAAGGATGGGAATACCAAGGTGAAGCTTGATAGATCAGGGCCATTCTACTTCATCAGTGGAGCTGAGGGTCATTGTGAGAAGGGACAGAAATTTGTCGTGGTGGTTCTGTCTCAAAAGCATAGATACACTGGAATCTCTCCAGCTCCTTCTCCAGCTGAGTTCGAGGGGGGCCCTGCTGTTGCTCCAACAAGCAGTGCTTATACCTTGAGAGGTGGCTTTTTGGTGGCTTttggggttttggttttggggttattttga
- the LOC133688622 gene encoding transmembrane 9 superfamily member 8-like produces the protein MAPRARSRSLLLPICTILTILIHGAHSFYLPGVAPQDFVNGAELMVKVNKLTSIKTQLPYSYYTLPFCTPSKIVDSAENLGEVLRGDRIENSPYAFNMGDAKMCNVLCRKTLDSKTAKAFKEKIDDEYRVNMILDNLPLVVPIQRLDQESPPVYQLGYHVGLKGQYSGSKEEKYFIHNHLSFIVKYHKDPQSNSARIVGFEVKPFSVKHAYEGKWNDEKPRLTTCDPHTRHTVVNSNTPQEVEDKAEIIFTYDVEFQDSDVKWASRWDAYLLMTDDQIHWFSIVNSLMIVLFLSGMVAMIMLRTLYRDISKYNELETQEEAQEETGWKLVHGDVFRPPSNSDLLCVYVGTGVQFFGMILVTMIFAILGFLSPSNRGGLMTAMLLLWVFMGIFAGYASTRLYKMFKGSEWKKIALRTAVMFPGVVSAIFFVLNALIWGQKSSGAVPFGTMFALIFLWFGISVPLVFVGSYIGFKKPAIEDPVKTNKIPRQIPEQAWYMNPAFSILIGGILPFGAVFIELFFILTSIWLNQFYYIFGFLFLVFAILLVTCAEITIVLCYFQLCSEDYLWWWRSYLTSGSSALYLFLYATFYFFTKLEITKLVSGALYFGYMLIASYAFFVLTGTIGFYACLWFTRLIYSSVKID, from the exons atggcGCCTCGCGCGAGATCGAGATCTCTGTTGTTGCCGATATGTACAATTCTCACAATCCTTATTCATGGCGCTCACTCCTTCTACCTCCCTGGCGTCGCTCCTCAGGATTTCGTTAAC GGTGCTGAGTTGATGGTGAAAGTGAACAAATTGACCTCTATAAAAACACAACTTCCTTACTCATACTATACTCTTCCTTTCTGTACCCCATCCAAAATTGTAGACAGTGCAGAGAATCTTGGGGAAGTACTTCGCGGTGATCGCATTGAAAACTCCCCCTATGCG TTTAACATGGGGGATGCAAAGATGTGCAATGTTCTTTGCCGGAAAACACTTGATTCCAAAACTGCAAAGGCATTCAAAGAGAAGATTGATGACGAGTATCGGGTTAACAT GATCCTTGATAACCTTCCTCTTGTTGTTCCCATCCAAAGGCTGGACCAGGAATCTCCTCCTGTTTATCAGCTTGGATATCATGTTGGGCTCAAAGGCCAATACAGTGGG AGCAAAGAGGAAAAGTATTTTATCCACAATCACCTGTCATTCATTGTTAAGTATCATAAAGATCCTCAATCTAATTCTGCAAGAATTGTTGGATTTGAAGTAAAACCATTCAG TGTTAAACATGCATATGAAGGGAAGTGGAATGATGAGAAGCCTCGATTAACAACATGTGATCCCCACACAAGACATACTGTTGTTAATTCTAACACTCCTCAAGAAGTTGAAGACAAAGCGGAAATCATTTTCACATACGATGTTGAATTCCAG GATAGTGATGTGAAGTGGGCTTCCAGATGGGATGCCTATCTCTTAATGACTGATGACCAAATTCACTGGTTCTCAATTGTAAATTCTTTGATGATTGTTCTCTTCCTCTCTGGCATGGTGGCTATGATCATGCTACGAACCCTTTACCGTGATATATCGAAGTACAATGAACTTGAGACCCAGGAGGAAGCTCAAGAAGAGACTGGATGgaagcttgttcatggagatgTTTTCAGGCCTCCATCTAATTCAGATCTGCTGTGTGTCTATGTTGGAACTGGTGTTCAGTTTTTTGGAATGATCCTTGTTACCATGATCTTTGCCATTCTCGGATTCCTTTCCCCTTCAAACAGAGGTGGTCTTATGACAGCCATGCTCTTACTTTGGGTTTTCATGGGCATTTTTGCTGGCTATGCCTCGACCCGGTTATATAAAATGTTCAAAGGATCAGAATGGAAGAAAATAGCACTCAGGACTGCAGTCATGTTCCCAGGGGTCGTCTCTGCCATTTTCTTTGTCTTGAATGCTCTCATTTGGGGCCAGAAATCTTCTGGGGCTGTGCCATTTGGGACAATGTTTGCTCTTATATTCTTATGGTTTGGAATTTCAGTTCCCTTAGTGTTTGTTGGAAGCTATATTGGGTTCAAGAAGCCAGCAATTGAGGACCCTGTGAAGACAAACAAAATTCCGAGACAGATCCCAGAGCAGGCTTGGTACATGAACCCAGCCTTCTCAATTCTAATCGGAGGAATTCTTCCATTTGGAGCTGTTTTCATCGAGCTTTTCTTCATTCTCACCTCGATCTGGCTGAATCAATTCTACTACATCTTTGGTTTTCTGTTCCTTGTTTTCGCAATACTCTTGGTCACCTGTGCTGAAATAACAATTGTCCTCTGCTACTTCCAGTTATGCAGCGAGGACTACCTCTGGTGGTGGAGGTCATACCTCACATCCGGCTCCTCAGCACTGTACCTCTTCCTCTATGCAACATTCTACTTCTTCACAAAGCTTGAGATAACCAAACTTGTTTCAGGGGCCTTGTACTTCGGATACATGCTAATTGCATCGTATGCATTTTTCGTGCTAACTGGGACAATCGGATTCTATGCATGCTTATGGTTCACAAGGCTCATCTATTCGTCAGTGAAAATTGATTAA